In the Silene latifolia isolate original U9 population chromosome 1, ASM4854445v1, whole genome shotgun sequence genome, ctatcgactgtctcttgagactaaggcagattttgggtgactttggtttctttctcacgttcatccgtaacagggggccaagtagattgtttctggtcatttcatgcgtgctcggatcggaaggagttcgagttgaaggaaatattcagcctttatcggtactcgatatttctcggggccactcgaggagtcagaatcgaaatgcatggccatgctcggatacggattcgttttatcggttaagttactctctagtcggggaaaccactctagatacagatcgattgtaaaatacgacctttgtggatccagatctgcaaattgttttacattgagtgggagaaattttaaatgaatatgagaatcggttatcgcacatacacttgtacggacaagtgggagtttgttggagcttgtgccctccagttagtgcggataacgtcattgcacatacacttgtacggacaagtgggagcttgttggggttggtgtccttaacagttagtgcaaggacttataaatctctaaaaggatcaaagggcatacttttggtattattatcagttgatccacgtttatcaataacggttggcttgctagataagtttgacgttattgtcatactgatggcggtgatcaactggtccctaaaagtcacacctataggatacgtttgagtgatgtgacggtatgaaaatacagtcatgtagatgccaattttgactaaccagttagtctgagttatttgactaataattagtcaaaatgtgatgttgagatcttatatttaatacggattaaatatcatgggctaaaggcgaattaaccaagattcgtaaaattaaatataagtgttttatatttaattaaatgtatattgaatataattatacaatactgttttgtcggacatgtattaataattcaactaacccgtattattagttgatgccttaatttccgataaccgataacagtttataatgaaaccgcgtcatatacacttagcgagtcatggaccggaccacgagtttaagtgaagagaaaatgaaaagcccatttgggctcctctcactcggtttggccgaggctctcatagacaaaaggggagtcTTCTCcttttgtctaacctaattcatttgctaatcaaaaattagggtttttgggaattgtgcctcctgaattccggatctctcatccaacacaaactcaaaaaaaacaatcccctcgatattgcaaggcaattaggggattctctctagcacaagggcattactcggacatcttgggtgcaacgattaggaggggatctaacttgatctctcattgccttttgcactaggaccgaaggttatttctatatctttatcgtttctttatgtttttcgttttatgactataaactacatataaattttacgttataatccttaattcgaagggtagtatacggatattaacccacacctATTTGAGGCATATTGTAAATACATTTTAGTTCCCTAATATgtgagttcaatagctcaacataactttataattgatgttatataagtaagttgttacttttattaacaatggcataaggagaatggaattcatagcttatggataTATAATGAttcaatcattataattgtctatttgatcaatttaagtcgataatcttatgtttctagatgcaagtagtgtatgatgacaaattttagaacaaacgatacgataaagtGAGTGACTTGAGTTGGAAACCAAGTCacaaatatccaaaatacaaccattgtttaaagaaaacaaatttccaagtcgaacgagaaaatcaaaatagttctaaaatttcaaaatacaacatgaaaataaagacaaagtaAGCCCTAGCTTCCATAGATCTAGTACCATAGGCGGCTACATATAGCTTCCCTCAATATCTTcaaggcttgcttttctttgcccttgtccttgctcgGATGCCCTaagtacaataaaaagggtaaaatcacaacttgtatcaaaataccaaagttgagattgaaacataaaagatagggatagttatttacctactggaacaacttttccagctttgatatcgccaaggtACTTTGGACAATTCCTCTtacaatgcccaacaccattacaatagtggcatttgtccccggaaggggcacccttcttggtcttagAGAAGCTAGCTTCGCAAgcctttcttttgttcttgtagggagtttgcttctttcccttattgccacCATTCTTAAAATaccctttgctcttatgattaaggttgagcacatccttggtggtgctaacacttagccccatgtccctctcggcttgcacaagcattttgtgaaATTCATCGAGGGAAACTTTCAAATTTTGCATATAAAAAATCACCCTTAATtgtacatatgccttaaccttgttcaaggaatgaagaattcggtcaatgatgagttccTCGGAAATATCTACCTTATGCATTTTTaaagtctcaacatgctccatcaacttgagcacatgagagCTAACGTTttcgccctccttaatgttgagatcgaagaatgcggatgccgcttcatattgaatgatcctcggagcttgggaaaacatggtcacaagtttcgtatagatctcatatgcggtgctaatctttatagcacttctttggagttgGGCCTCCATTGAAAAGATCAATACATTTTTTATCGCgcccgactccttttggtaagtctcataggcttgcctagcggcgggagtagacctagcggtaggttcGGCgagagaggcctcggtaaggtaacgaagcttgtcgtcacccttcgcggccaagcgaagttgtgcgtcccaatcggcgaaattggacccattcttttctaatttacatcgatccatgaaggatcggagccaagaaacaTTGGTGAGAATGTTCGAGCTAGTGTTGGTggatgaatttggagttgccattgcaattgagaaaacaataTTGACTACAAAAAGAAGTGAAGGAAATTAATAAACACTTCTCGTTTTTTAATAAtttttgtaaacattttaaacaagttttaagcatttatatagtgacctctacccaactattataaatgatcccgagatccaaattcatattaactagGGCACGGTGagcgattcatccctaatcaatataattcggtggattaacactttaatccattatacttctagaactctcggtcgataaaattactttaatatttatcttaagcccggaacacatgcggctaaggtcacgaatacttccgttgagctcaatccaaatttcgatgtaataataatttactacccacttacccaacgtaacaggGTTaacaccccggtgagccgagcctacttccttatgaaattgggactcatcgttctactatttggtaaggctaattctcaattattatttagtgagaggtcttgtcaatttattatctatctcattttaagtgaactaaaacggtgaactacgataatcataattgacacggtcgatgactcgataaagtAATATGCATttgaagttatggcgatttggctatgcatgcaaacatacaaaacaaatgcaaagcaaagcaataaaatcctagtatggtcttcctaaaatagtaaatctaataaactttttacaaattcggaaactaactcctttggtcctttgaacttcatttggcacgcactcaaaggcaacaccgtctttatcggaacgcctttccgaatgacaccgtctttaAGGATCTCtaggataaataaattacatagcttttctactttatacattataaaaagaaaaataaaaataaaataaaataaaagtgatacgagatcacattaattacaaccgaatcgatatccccattcattttgggaatatcaattaaaaactaaggccatactacgtacaaattacataattcaaaattatatataaattaaaatatgacaatcataataaaaatgcagcattaatatatgtatgaaacatgccatgtgatgtgccaaatcgccctatttaagctaatatcgtatattcggtccggttttatggataattgtgactattaacttattttttttttttttgggataaTGTAAGcttgtcattaaaatcaaatctcCAACCATACAAACTTAAGGATCAACTACAAGGGAGCTGTTCCTTTATGACACCAACATCTGATCAGTCCACATTACCACACCTCTACTATGACTTTTAAAACTACAATTTTTAATTCTACTTCTTACATCATTCTTTATCTTCTTCAATAAAACCTCAGGCCTACTCAAAAACCTATCCACTCGGCAAGTATTTCGAGCAGCCCAAATATGGTAGATTAATGCAGCAAGAATCAGTCCCATAATCTTCTTTTTACTGATGTTTCTATACCTGCTCTTTATCCACCATTCACACCAATCTTGCTCAGGCAACTTCTCCTTGCACCAATCAGAAACCAGATTCTTACATGTGCTGCTATAAACACACCTCACAAACAGATGGGAATGCTCTTCATGACCTTGCCCACACAAATAGCAAGTATTAGTTTGAATTATCTTCATCCTAAGAAGCCTATCTTGTGTCAGCAAACGATGCTGCCCAGCCAACCAGCTTATGAACCCATGCTTAGGTACAAGCCAGTTATTCACAATCCATGGAGCCCAATCCACCTGCTCAACCGCAGGCTGTAACCAGCTATATCCCTGACTAACAGTATATCCTCCCTGTAAACCATCCCCAGACTGAAGCAAAGGCAAAAATCTCTCCTTCACTTGACACAACTTTCTCCATGACCAACTAGAATTAAGAGTAGGTTTATAAGAATGCCACTCTCCAGCTTTGATGTAGATGGCATGTACCCATTTGACCCAAAGATGGCCAGCCTTACTCTCAATCCACCACACATATTTTGCAATAGACGCCAAATTCCATAGATGCAACTTTTTCAAACCCAGTCCTCCATATTTCTTGGGTCTGCAAATCTGTTCCCAAGCCACCAATGCAGGACTAGTTTTAGACTCCTTGTCATGGCATAAAAAGTCCCTACACACAGCTTCTATCTTTTTTATAATTATTTAAGgactattaacttattaaaatcacacaatattacataaatcaaatctatgtccaagttaattaccccaaccttattaggactcaaaaatttagtcttcactaaatatttgacaataatccaaattgatatcttattattgctctttaaacacttttattcataataataaagaaataattcccaataagtcctaaaaattcgaaaatttcaaaatcataattttgtatattctggaaaattcccaacatccaaaattttaataaaaatttgccCATAGAATATATTCaacttatttcacaaataaatcgcataaTACGT is a window encoding:
- the LOC141647994 gene encoding uncharacterized protein LOC141647994; translated protein: MRRIRGNERNEIEAVCRDFLCHDKESKTSPALVAWEQICRPKKYGGLGLKKLHLWNLASIAKYVWWIESKAGHLWVKWVHAIYIKAGEWHSYKPTLNSSWSWRKLCQVKERFLPLLQSGDGLQGGYTVSQGYSWLQPAVEQVDWAPWIVNNWLVPKHGFISWLAGQHRLLTQDRLLRMKIIQTNTCYLCGQGHEEHSHLFVRCVYSSTCKNLVSDWCKEKLPEQDWCEWWIKSRYRNISKKKIMGLILAALIYHIWAARNTCRVDRFLSRPEVLLKKIKNDVRSRIKNCSFKSHSRGVVMWTDQMLVS